A stretch of Microbulbifer bruguierae DNA encodes these proteins:
- the modB gene encoding molybdate ABC transporter permease subunit: MIDDTDLGAIWLTLRLATTVTLLLLVLGTPLALWLARTRSIFRGPVSAIVALPLVLPPTVLGFYLLVFMGPDGPMGKFTESLGLGTLPFTFWGLVIASLIYSLPFVVQPIQNAIESQGPRPSEVAATLRAGPWDSFWHVTLPLAKPGIVTAAVLGFAHTVGEFGVVLMIGGNIPGETRVISVQIYDHVEALEYTQAHWLSVLMISFSFCVLLVLYLLRQRKSATDLRYV; encoded by the coding sequence ATGATTGATGACACCGACCTTGGGGCGATATGGCTGACATTGCGATTGGCAACTACCGTCACACTTCTATTGCTGGTTTTGGGAACCCCCCTGGCACTTTGGCTGGCGCGCACCCGCTCGATATTCAGAGGACCCGTGAGTGCCATCGTTGCCCTACCGCTGGTGTTGCCACCGACGGTACTGGGTTTCTATTTGCTGGTATTTATGGGCCCCGACGGGCCGATGGGTAAATTCACTGAAAGTCTGGGGCTCGGTACCCTGCCCTTCACATTTTGGGGACTGGTGATTGCCTCCCTGATCTATTCCCTGCCTTTTGTAGTGCAACCAATTCAGAACGCCATCGAGTCCCAGGGCCCAAGGCCATCGGAAGTAGCGGCGACGCTGCGTGCAGGCCCCTGGGATAGCTTCTGGCACGTTACACTGCCGCTGGCCAAGCCCGGGATAGTCACTGCCGCTGTCCTCGGATTTGCACACACGGTTGGTGAATTCGGTGTGGTATTGATGATTGGTGGCAATATTCCCGGTGAAACCCGTGTAATTTCCGTCCAGATCTACGACCACGTTGAGGCCTTGGAATACACCCAGGCCCACTGGCTTTCAGTGTTGATGATTAGTTTTTCGTTCTGCGTACTTCTAGTGCTCTATTTGTTGCGGCAACGTAAATCCGCAACGGACTTACGCTATGTCTAG
- the modC gene encoding molybdenum ABC transporter ATP-binding protein: protein MSSRLQLSPGIIGRFLLQLPRNSTGETFSLDVNLALPGRGVTGIFGTSGSGKTTLLRCVAGLQPCDHGSLVVNGDRWQCPENKRNTLPVHRRPLGFVFQQPSLFPHLTAEANLAFARKRAHEKIAEPEYRKIVDLMGVGHLLNQYPSALSGGEQQRIAIARALLIKPRLLLMDEPLASLDQIRKREILPYLEQLHRNLDIPVLYVSHSVEEISRLADHLLLMENGKISREGAATELLSRIDFPVQLGDDLGVVLEAQIVERENQWHLVKARFSGGELWLRDSGEATGETIRLRILARDISLTRSEDHHSSILNRLPVKVLEICSDTDPAMVLVRLQPRPGNGDARLAGATPLIARITRRSAHQLYLSEGCELCAQIKSVAIVK, encoded by the coding sequence ATGTCTAGTCGTCTGCAACTTAGTCCCGGAATCATAGGCCGCTTTCTGCTGCAGCTACCGCGCAATTCCACTGGCGAGACTTTTAGCCTCGATGTCAACCTGGCGCTCCCCGGCCGCGGCGTCACCGGAATTTTCGGTACTTCCGGCTCTGGAAAAACCACACTGTTGCGCTGTGTCGCCGGGCTGCAACCATGCGATCACGGCAGCTTGGTCGTTAATGGTGACCGCTGGCAATGCCCCGAGAATAAACGCAACACGCTACCGGTACACCGGCGTCCGCTGGGGTTTGTTTTCCAGCAACCGAGTCTATTCCCTCATCTGACTGCGGAAGCGAATCTCGCCTTCGCGCGTAAACGTGCCCATGAAAAAATTGCAGAACCCGAATACCGGAAGATTGTAGATTTGATGGGCGTTGGACACTTGCTGAACCAGTACCCATCGGCCCTTTCCGGTGGCGAGCAACAGCGTATCGCCATTGCCCGTGCGCTACTGATCAAGCCCCGATTACTGCTGATGGACGAACCACTCGCGTCCCTCGACCAGATACGCAAACGGGAGATCCTGCCCTACCTGGAACAATTGCATCGCAACCTGGATATCCCGGTGCTTTACGTGAGTCATTCCGTGGAAGAAATCAGCCGCCTTGCAGACCATTTATTGCTGATGGAAAACGGCAAAATCTCTCGCGAGGGAGCAGCGACAGAATTGCTTTCTCGCATAGATTTCCCGGTGCAGCTTGGAGATGACCTGGGTGTCGTGCTGGAAGCCCAGATCGTTGAGCGCGAAAACCAATGGCATCTGGTAAAGGCCAGATTTTCCGGTGGCGAGCTCTGGTTGCGTGACAGCGGTGAAGCCACAGGTGAAACAATCAGGCTGCGGATTCTGGCAAGAGATATCAGTCTGACCCGGAGCGAAGATCACCATTCCAGTATTCTCAACCGACTACCGGTTAAAGTACTGGAGATCTGTAGCGATACCGATCCAGCCATGGTACTGGTACGCCTGCAACCGCGGCCAGGAAATGGCGATGCCCGGCTAGCAGGCGCCACGCCGCTGATCGCGCGGATTACCCGACGCTCAGCGCACCAACTCTACCTTTCCGAGGGCTGTGAACTTTGCGCCCAGATTAAATCGGTTGCGATAGTCAAGTAG